One window from the genome of Candidatus Kuenenbacteria bacterium encodes:
- a CDS encoding GIY-YIG nuclease family protein, whose protein sequence is MEFIVYCVYNKKHNKIYIGQTKNLEERLALHNNKIFSKGYTARFDGEWVAICLEHVASREEALKREKELKSYRGRQFIKGFIRG, encoded by the coding sequence ATGGAATTTATAGTTTATTGTGTTTATAATAAAAAACATAATAAAATTTATATAGGGCAGACTAAAAATTTAGAAGAACGTTTAGCTTTGCATAACAATAAAATTTTTTCCAAGGGATATACCGCTAGGTTTGATGGTGAATGGGTTGCTATCTGCTTAGAGCATGTTGCGAGCAGGGAAGAGGCATTAAAAAGGGAGAAAGAATTAAAAAGTTATCGAGGCAGACAATTTATAAAAGGTTTTATTCGGGGATAG